The genomic window GCTAGTCCAGCTAAGCAAAAAAACAAAGCGAATATTAATGTTCTAACGTTCCTTCGTAGGCAGATGTGTAAGCTAGAAAGGTTCCATCGAAGTAGCAAGCTAATATAGCCAATCCGTCATAAGCCGCTATAGCGGTTCTCGGTTGTGTGAGGTAGAATCTCAAAATTAGAAAGCTTGATAAGACTGGATTTTGGTATACCTTACTCGTATAAGAACCGCTATAATTAGCTGAAAACTTTATTTACAGGGAGCCTAAATTCGGGGCAACAATGAATGATGAGATTACCTAGTATGATTGCAAATTGTCCATAGATTTGATTGACGAAGGAAACCCAACATCCACTTCTATTAAAATCCCAGCCTTTTAGACCCACTAAGCCCACCAACTCTATTGTCTTGAGACAGTTGTTGGTTTTAGGTTATGTCACTTTGAGTTGTGAAATGCCAACAATTCAGAACACCGACTTTTTTAAGGGGTTTGTGTTCTCTCGTTCACGAATCAGATAGAACTGCTATAGTTAAAACGCTCAATAGAAGAAGATATTGGGTTGCCTATGTAATTAAGAATTAGTTGTTTCTCAGCCACTCAAGCAACTCTTTATCGAATAGCTCTGGTTCTTCAAACTGAGGCGCATGACCGCTCTTTTCAAATATGCGGATAGTCAGATTACTGAACTTGTCTCTTACTCCTTCCCACATATACGGTGGTGGAACGAGGTAATCATAGCGACCTAGAGCAAGGAGTACAGGCGCTTGTAACTTATCTAAGTTCTCGGTAATATCTATGTCTCGAAAAACCTCGCCCCATACATAATCAAACATCGCCATATTGACTTCTACACCCTCCCAGAGTTTTGTTGCGTCATAGTTGTAGTCAAACCAACTTTTAGGCCCCATAAGAAGACAATAAGTAATAAAAGCTTTCGCAGGTGCAGCTTCCATTTCTTGAGACAGCCTACTTAAGTTTTTAGCAAGCGCTGCTTTACGCTCAGGGCAAACAGAGTCATTCAAATATCGTTGAGCAGCTTCATGCCCTTCATGCGAGTAATTCGGGCCTACACACATCATTACCAGATGAGATACATGGGACTGATATTTCTTGGCATACTCCAGTGCCATAAAGGCATGACCTGAATGACCAATAACAATAATCTTGTCAAATCCTAACTCTTTCCTAACCAGTTCAATATCATCAACCAGTGAGTCTAACTGGAACAAAGAGGTGTCTTTTGAATCATAAGGAGGTGAGAAACCTCGATGATCGACAAAGACCAACTTTAAATGGTTACGAAGATTTTTAGAAAACGTTCTTGAGTAATACAATGAACTTCCAACCACGATAGTAGGAGTCCCGTTACCCTCAACAACATATTGGAGCTTAAAACCATTTGAATACACATAGCCTGTTAGAGACATATTCTTACCTCAGCTTTTATCCCGGAACAGCAGGCACCTCTCGGAGCAAGTCGGGTTCGTTGTGTACAAACGTAATTTGCAATGTCCCTACTAGCTCTTTCTGTTTCAGCGTCGATTCGTTAGCAGGCATGAGTTGCTCCAGGCTCTCTTGGCTCAAATGCAAACCTGTCTGGAGCACAGAGGCAGCGAGTCTGTCCAAGTTGGTGCTTGGCACCTCAAAGTTGATACAAATTAAGATGTTCGAGAAAAGGTGGAAATCAGTAATCCAGGCTCCTGCTTTGCTAATCGCCTCACTCACACGAGCCGTCATACCAATCCGTTCGGCTTTGGTGAACCCATCCAAGCGTAGAAACTGTGGCTCAAACATAGGCTAACCTCTCAAATGAATCAGCTCCACTATAGAGGAGTGACAAGAGAGCTGTCTTCATCCTGCAAGTTCACCTATTTGGGTGAGATAAGACAACACTCATTGCGACGTATGGCATACGGCTTCAATGTTATGAGCGTCCGGATCTAAAACGAACGCTCCATAGTCGCCGGGAGCGGGAGCAAGCATCAAACTTAAGAATGGTGCAATATCTCAGTATCTAATCGTTTGCCAAAACCAATGGTCTTTAAGTTTAACAACTCCAATCCCATATGAATCCTCAGCGCGAAATTGGGAGATATCTTTATTATCTGACCTGTAAATAAAATTATCAGCTCCATCTCCAAATCCATAAGTCCGTTGCAGAAATTGAATTATTTTTGCCTCTCCTTCTTTAGTAATTTTGATGCTTCCCCTGTAGTTTTTCATACCCCTATTTGCCAGATAGCTATATTTGCAGGGAAGCTCAACAGACCCATAAACATTAGGAACCAACTTTCCTGAATCTACTAAAGCTACTACCGCTTCAAA from Funiculus sociatus GB2-C1 includes these protein-coding regions:
- a CDS encoding alpha/beta fold hydrolase, whose protein sequence is MSLTGYVYSNGFKLQYVVEGNGTPTIVVGSSLYYSRTFSKNLRNHLKLVFVDHRGFSPPYDSKDTSLFQLDSLVDDIELVRKELGFDKIIVIGHSGHAFMALEYAKKYQSHVSHLVMMCVGPNYSHEGHEAAQRYLNDSVCPERKAALAKNLSRLSQEMEAAPAKAFITYCLLMGPKSWFDYNYDATKLWEGVEVNMAMFDYVWGEVFRDIDITENLDKLQAPVLLALGRYDYLVPPPYMWEGVRDKFSNLTIRIFEKSGHAPQFEEPELFDKELLEWLRNN